One Actinoplanes missouriensis 431 DNA segment encodes these proteins:
- a CDS encoding phytoene desaturase family protein: MSDIVVIGAGVGGLAAAVRLAGQGHRVTVFERAAGVGGKLAVLERDGYRFDTGPSLLTLPQVFDDLELGLRPRALDPVVRHVFPDRTVLDSSSVHSVFLERIGAALGAEAAGDWDRFWRRAARIWHASWDSVLRRPVSAASLARLSWRIGDLAAIAPGRSLRSLGRSYLRDRRLRMLLDRYATYTGTDPRRAPAALAAIPYAELTHGGWYLDGGLGTLGDALHARCAQLGVRVKLSTPVARIDADSAVRGVTLESGEFVRADAIVSNVDASVLYRDLLPSPGRLTGLTDRSLGGFVMLLGVRGETPSLAHHTVFFPHDYDAEFDAIFGSASRRARPVDDPAIFVTRAEDPSVHPAGCEAWFVLVNAARHGTAWSAVDWRRPGLADAYGRHLLDVLARRGLDVRDRLEFTEIRTPADLADAAGAPGGSIYGTAGGLVRPANQGPVRGLFLVGGSAHPGGGLPMVTLSAQIVADRIGPA, from the coding sequence AGGGGCATCGGGTGACGGTGTTCGAGCGGGCGGCCGGTGTCGGGGGGAAGCTGGCCGTTCTTGAGCGGGACGGGTATCGGTTCGACACCGGGCCGAGCCTGCTCACGCTGCCGCAGGTCTTCGACGATCTGGAGCTGGGTCTTCGGCCGCGGGCGCTGGATCCGGTGGTGCGGCACGTGTTCCCGGATCGGACGGTGCTCGATTCGTCGTCGGTGCACAGTGTCTTTCTGGAGCGGATCGGGGCGGCGCTCGGCGCGGAGGCGGCCGGGGACTGGGATCGGTTCTGGCGGCGGGCGGCGCGGATCTGGCACGCATCGTGGGATTCGGTGCTGCGGCGTCCGGTGAGCGCGGCGTCACTGGCGCGGCTCTCCTGGCGGATCGGTGATCTCGCGGCTATCGCTCCGGGGCGGTCGTTGCGGTCGCTGGGGCGCAGCTATCTGCGGGATCGGCGGCTGCGGATGTTGCTGGATAGGTATGCGACATATACCGGCACCGATCCGCGTCGCGCGCCTGCGGCGCTTGCCGCCATCCCGTATGCCGAGCTCACACACGGTGGGTGGTATCTGGACGGCGGATTGGGCACGCTCGGCGACGCGCTGCACGCCCGGTGCGCACAATTGGGGGTACGGGTGAAGCTCTCCACCCCGGTCGCCCGAATCGACGCGGACAGCGCCGTGCGGGGCGTCACCCTGGAGTCCGGCGAGTTCGTGCGCGCCGACGCAATCGTCTCCAACGTGGACGCCTCGGTGCTCTACCGCGATCTGCTGCCGTCGCCGGGCCGGCTGACCGGGCTGACCGACCGCAGTCTCGGCGGGTTCGTGATGCTGCTCGGCGTCCGCGGGGAGACCCCGTCACTGGCGCACCACACGGTGTTCTTCCCGCACGACTACGACGCCGAGTTCGACGCGATCTTCGGCTCGGCGTCGCGGCGGGCCCGCCCGGTCGACGACCCGGCCATCTTCGTCACCCGGGCCGAGGATCCGTCGGTTCACCCGGCCGGCTGCGAGGCGTGGTTCGTGCTGGTCAACGCGGCGCGGCACGGCACTGCGTGGTCCGCTGTGGACTGGCGGCGGCCGGGGCTCGCCGACGCTTACGGCAGGCATCTGCTGGACGTGCTGGCCCGGCGCGGGCTGGACGTGCGGGACCGGCTGGAGTTCACCGAGATCCGAACGCCGGCCGACCTGGCGGACGCGGCGGGCGCGCCGGGCGGCTCGATCTACGGCACGGCGGGAGGCCTGGTGCGGCCGGCGAACCAGGGGCCGGTACGCGGATTGTTCCTGGTGGGCGGCTCGGCGCATCCGGGCGGCGGGTTGCCGATGGTCACCCTGTCCGCCCAGATCGTCGCCGACCGGATCGGCCCGGCCTGA